The DNA segment TATTGCTTTAGCTccctcaactctgctggtgccattcgATATGGGGGTATCGATATGGGATGTATGTCAGGTAGCAAATCAATACCAGAGTCTATTTCTCGTACTGGAGGCAATCCTGGTAAAtcctcaggaaatacatcagaaaattctCTCATTATAGGTACATTTTCTATACTAACTGTTTCCTTTCTTGTGTCATTTACAATAGCTAAGAGACCCAAGAAACCTTTCTTCAAAAGTCATTGAACCTTCATAAAAGATACAATTTTGCAAGTCTCTGGGACCTAACTCCCTCTTAGAATAAAACTAGGTTCATTTGGTATCTCAAACTTAACTATCTTTGCATGACAATCGACTATAGCATAGcaagaagataaccaatccattcccatcaacatgtcaaagtcaatcatatcaagtaTAATAAGGTCAGCTAGAGCATCTCTACCCTCAACCGAAATCTGACAAGCACGATACACGTATTCAGCTAATAGAGACTCTCCAACAGGAGTAGCAACTAGAAAAAGATCATTCAATAGCTCGGGCTGTCTACTAAATATCAAAGCAAAGTATGAGGAAACATAGGAGTGAGTAGATCCCGCATCAATCAATGCAAGTGCATCAAATAAACAGACAAAAAGAATACATGTAACCACTGCATTCGATGCAGCTGACCTCTAGTAAATGCAGCCTGAGCATCCTGtctagtaaatgcaaaaactcTCACCTGACCTCTACCAGCATTGCCTTGTCCCTGATTCACAGTAGCATGGTCTCCAGCACCTCGGCCTCTATTTCATGTACCTGTAGCACCTGAAGTATTATGAGTAGTCTGAGTCGATGCAGCTGACTGAATAGAAGCCTGGTCGAAATTTCTCGGAGGCTGAGGGCAATCCCTCAAGTGATGTCCCAACTGGCAACATCGAAAGCACTCTCCAGTTAGAACACGACATTGGCCCAAATGTGCTCTACCACAAGTCTGGCAGACCGGAGTAGTGGCATATATCTACCTAGAATTACGATGTCCAGAAGATGATGGTCCCCTATTACCTTGTCTGTAATGTGGTCTATATGTGGATTGTGAAGACATATGTGTCCCTGTCTGAGAAccctattgttgttgttgttgtccctgATTTCCTGCTCTTCTATTTTCACTAAAACCACCACTGAAAGCCCCTCCTGTCTTGGCCTTCTTACGTAAATCACTAGTTGAACGCTCCTCACGTCCCTTGTCTTCAATCTTTCTAGCAAGGTCAACTATATCAGAGTAGGATAAAGTCTTCATCTATGGGGCTACTACAGTGTATAGACGACCAACcaatccatcaacaaacctctgaaCTCGAGCTTCTTCGGTAGGCACTAAGTGAGGAGCATATATAGCCAGCTTACAGAACTTAGTGTTATATGTTGACACATCCATATCTGGAGTCTGAACCAATCTCTCAAAGTCTCTAGCATATTGTTGCATCAGACTGTCGGGAAGAAAATTATTCTTGAACAACTTAGTGAACTCATCCCATGTCAGTGGTGGTGCTCCTGCTGGCCTACCTAGCAATACCATTTCATACCATGTGTTGGCCATATCCTCTAGTTTGTATGCTGCGAGCTCCATGTCTCTCTCACTAGAACATCCAAGAGCACGTAATGCCTTAAGTGTCCCATCCAAGAAACTTTGAGGATCTGCTAAATTATTGAAACCTGtgaattttggtgatttcaatTTCAGAAACTCTTGTAGGATACTTCTTTATTCCTGAAAGTCCGAGTCTGTGCAGGTGCTTGTGTCTGTAAAGTAGCATGAGGAGCTGAACTTCCTCCCTGAGTAGGCACCAATGCCTCTAACACATTCAATAACCTTGCCACTGCATCTGCAGGTAAGACAATAGTAGGTACAATAGTTAGCACTGGTGGTGGAGCATTTTGAACTCCTTGCTCTTGCACTTGATCTGGCATAATAGCTTGGGTTTGACCCATGTTCTCAACTTGAGGTTGAGGAGCAGTCTGTCTACTAGTTTGATGAACCCCAACTTGACCGCCACCCTAGGTAGCACCACGTCCAGCACCACGTCCAGCAGATGAGGGTGTGTGTGTCCTAGCCATCTGTAAAGAaatattccaaagtcaatctcaagttatctcaacgcacgatcaaagaatgaaagaagggaaaacattccTAAATGTTCAGTAGCCTCAAGATCATAGGTATAAGCGCCTACACACCcatgaacaagactctactaaacattgtTCCATGCCTTGGGACTTAaagcctaagct comes from the Nicotiana sylvestris chromosome 4, ASM39365v2, whole genome shotgun sequence genome and includes:
- the LOC138890593 gene encoding uncharacterized protein, which translates into the protein MGQTQAIMPDQVQEQGVQNAPPPVLTIVPTIVLPADAVARLLNVLEALVPTQGGSFNNLADPQSFLDGTLKALRALGCSSERDMELAAYKLEDMANTWYEMVLLGRPAGAPPLTWDEFTKLFKNNFLPDSLMQQYARDFERLVQTPDMDVSTYNTKFCKLAIYAPHLVPTEEARVQRFVDGLLTLLERLKTRDVRSVQLVIYVRRPRQEGLSVVVLVKIEEQEIRDNNNNNRVLRQGHICLHNPHIDHITDKLGHHLRDCPQPPRNFDQASIQSAASTQTTHNTSGATVATPVGESLLAEYVYRACQISVEGRDALADLIILDMIDFDMLMGMDWLSSCYAIVDCHAKIKGFLGLLAIVNDTRKETVSIENVPIMREFSDVFPEDLPGLPPVREIDSDKGIIRPSVSPWGAPVLFVKKKDGSLRMCIDYMQLNKITIHNKYLLPRIDDMFDQLQGATHFSKIDLHSGYHQLRIKDEDISKTSFRTRYGRYEFLVMPLGLTNALAAFMDLMNRVFKPFLDRFVIVFIDDILIYSRSQREHENHLRTVLQTLREHRLYAKFSKCEFWLDSVAFLGNVVSKDGIMVDPKKTEAIQKWPRPTSPTEIHSFLGLAGYYRRFVQDFSRIAALLTKLT